In a single window of the Zea mays cultivar B73 chromosome 5, Zm-B73-REFERENCE-NAM-5.0, whole genome shotgun sequence genome:
- the LOC103628064 gene encoding methionine gamma-lyase → MAAASELVTLKRPFGKDVSGSGDGSVAEEKPKAPARRREAEDPAAALAAARHEFGEHGGVNMSIEASATFTVMEPETMRRLFAGELGPDRGGMYIYSRHFNPTVQALGRQMAALEGTEAAYCTASGMSAISSVMVQLVGAGGHVVASRCLYGGTHALLARFLPRAAGVRATFVDVDDEAAVRAAVVPGETRVVFVETMSNPTLAVADIPMLARVAHEAGAKLVVDNTFTPVVVSPARLGADVVVHSVSKFISGGGDIIAGAICGPASLVNAMMDLQEGALMLLGPTMNAKMAFELWERLPHLPLRMQEHSRRALAFAARMQRLGLRVLYPGLPDHPHHARLAAMRNPGYGSGGMLCVDMGTEERANRLMHHLQNTTQFGLMAVSLGYYETLVSCSGTSTSSEMPPQDRERAGISPGLVRMSVGYNGTLEQRWAQLERALALMQPPPPPRHHHLKGAADRDGPDAANNHGKH, encoded by the exons ATGGCCGCCGCCTCCGAGCTGGTCACCCTAAAGCGCCCGTTCGGCAAGGACGTGTCTGGCTCTGGCGACGGCAGCGTCGCCGAGGAGAAGCCCAAGGCGCCGGCGCGCCGGCGGGAGGCGGAAGACCCGGCGGCGGCGCTGGCCGCGGCGCGGCACGAGTTCGGCGAGCACGGCGGCGTGAACATGTCCATCGAGGCGTCGGCGACGTTCACGGTGATGGAGCCGGAAACCATGCGGCGGCTCTTCGCGGGCGAGCTGGGCCCCGACCGCGGCGGCATGTACATCTACAGCCGGCACTTCAACCCGACGGTGCAGGCGCTGGGGCGGCAGATGGCGGCGCTGGAGGGCACGGAGGCCGCCTACTGCACGGCGTCCGGGATGTCCGCCATCTCCTCCGTCATGGTGCAGCTGGTGGGTGCCGGCGGCCACGTGGTGGCGTCGCGGTGCCTGTACGGCGGCACCCACGCGCTGCTCGCCCGGTTCCTGCCGCGCGCCGCCGGGGTGCGCGCCACCTTCGTGGACGTCGACGACGAGGCCGCCGTGCGCGCCGCGGTGGTCCCCGGTGAGACGCGGGTAGTGTTCGTGGAGACCATGTCCAACCCGACGCTCGCCGTCGCCGACATCCCCATGCTGGCGCGGGTGGCTCACGAGGCCGGCGCCAAGCTTGTGGTGGACAACACCTTCACCCCCGTCGTGGTCTCGCCCGCGCGCCTCGGCGCCGACGTCGTCGTCCACAGCGTCTCCAAGTTCATCAGCGGCGGCGGCGACATCATCGCTG GCGCGATCTGTGGGCCGGCGAGCCTGGTGAACGCGATGATGGACCTGCAGGAGGGGGCGCTGATGCTGCTGGGCCCCACGATGAACGCCAAGATGGCCTTCGAGCTGTGGGAGCGCCTCCCGCACCTGCCGCTGCGGATGCAGGAGCACTCGCGCCGCGCGCTGGCGTTCGCCGCGCGGATGCAGCGCCTGGGCCTGCGCGTGCTCTACCCGGGCCTCCCGGACCACCCGCACCACGCGCGCCTGGCCGCCATGCGGAACCCGGGATACGGCTCCGGCGGCATGCTGTGCGTCGACATGGGCACGGAGGAGCGCGCCAACCGCCTCATGCACCACCTCCAGAACACCACCCAGTTCGGCCTCATGGCCGTCAGCCTGGGCTACTACGAGACGCTCGTGTCCTGCTCCGGGACCAGCACCAGCAGCGAGATGCCGCCCCAggaccgcgagcgcgccggcatcTCCCCGGGCCTCGTCCGCATGTCCGTGGGCTACAACGGCACGCTGGAGCAGCGCTGGGCACAGTTGGAGCGCGCGCTAGCGCTCATgcagccgccgccaccgccgcggcaCCACCACCTCAAGGGCGCTGCCGACCGCGATGGCCCCGACGCCGCCAACAACCACGGCAAACACTGA